A stretch of Ipomoea triloba cultivar NCNSP0323 chromosome 13, ASM357664v1 DNA encodes these proteins:
- the LOC116002553 gene encoding 14 kDa proline-rich protein DC2.15-like yields the protein MDSSKKSLSLALFFSFNLLFFTLVSGCNNGCPYIPTPKPNPNPNPSPNPSKGHCPRDALKLGVCAKLLNGSIGTVVGNPPDPHCCSALGGLLDLEAAICLCTALKANILGINLNIPISLSLLLNTCGKQPPSDFICA from the coding sequence ATGGATTCATCAAAAAAGTCACTTTCACTTGCATTGTTTTTCTCCTTTAACCTTCTTTTCTTTACCCTTGTAAGTGGTTGCAACAATGGTTGCCCATACATCCCAACTCCCAAGCCCAACCCCAACCCAAATCCGAGCCCGAACCCAAGCAAGGGACATTGCCCCAGGGATGCCCTAAAACTAGGGGTATGTGCCAAGTTGCTGAACGGAAGTATTGGCACGGTGGTCGGAAACCCGCCGGATCCGCATTGCTGCTCGGCCCTCGGCGGTCTCCTGGATCTGGAGGCGGCTATCTGCCTTTGCACCGCCTTGAAAGCAAACATTCTTGGGATCAACCTCAACATTCCTATCTCTCTCAGCTTGCTGCTTAACACCTGTGGCAAACAGCCGCCTTCTGACTTCATCTGTGCCTGA
- the LOC116001150 gene encoding uncharacterized protein LOC116001150, translating to MQVLGVEEALMCKAFFPTLKGLAQKWFLILPSCSIRCFNDLADRFLTQYTVNIKPQRSLTHLSGVYQDEGESLRTDLARWQKEVQMIEGLDEQVALTFFMESLRAGKLFIDLHNDQPKTYVEAIQRASRQADTEEAVKQKRQREVAGSGSKKPRTDSRGRNEPERSHRLEGRRVSDRVGVPPARLTVAQPVQEVKSSLPPPPPLKPGDQLEVFSSGISGKFCRYRRSTTHTIEECSYLRKEIEALIQKGAPPPSNQWRRKPRSERSEPNRSDRGKQLAQEDEEMNWKHKPVINMIVGGPEGGDSAGSRNAWARQLYVGTIYGREDNLKKVCQEPILFTDEDLPRGQSPHRDALVIALDVSGIVVRRVLVDTGSSVNVLYLDVFEKLGLDRDRLIPVKTPLVGFTGDSVESKGSIRLPVEIGTYPNLRNLEMEFVVVNLS from the coding sequence ATGCAAGTGTTGGGAGTAGAGGAGGCCCTTATGTGCAAAGCTTTCTTCCCTACCCTAAAAGGACTCGCTCAAAAGTGGTTTTTGATCCTGCCGAGTTGCTCAATTAGATGTTTCAACGATTTAGCAGATCGGTTTCTTACCCAGTACACGGTGAATATCAAACCTCAGCGAAGCTTGACCCATTTGAGCGGAGTCTACCAAGACGAAGGCGAGTCCTTGAGAACCGACCTAGCCCGTTGGCAAAAGGAGGTGCAGATGATTGAGGGCCTGGACGAACAGGTCGCCTTAACCTTCTTCATGGAATCACTACGTGCAGGAAAGCTGTTCATTGATCTTCACAATGATCAGCCTAAGACATACGTGGAAGCCATTCAAAGGGCCAGTCGGCAAGCGGATACCGAGGAGGCTGTAAAGCAGAAACGGCAGCGAGAAGTTGCCGGATCAGGCTCTAAGAAACCACGAACAGATTCCAGGGGAAGGAATGAGCCAGAACGATCCCACCGATTAGAGGGAAGACGTGTCTCTGATCGGGTAGGTGTTCCTCCCGCCCGGCTGACTGTGGCCCAGCCTGTTCAAGAAGTAAAAAGTTCCCTGCCGCCACCTCCCCCTCTTAAGCCGGGCGATCAGCTTGAAGTCTTTTCCTCGGGAATTTCGGGCAAGTTCTGTAGGTATCGCCGTTCCACGACCCACACCATCGAAGAGTGCTCATACCTGAGAAAGGAAATAGAGGCTCTCATTCAAAAGGGCGCGCCGCCTCCCTCTAACCAGTGGAGGCGTAAGCCACGATCAGAAAGATCGGAGCCTAATCGGTCCGACCGAGGAAAACAACTCGCTCAGGAGGATGAGGAGATGAATTGGAAGCATAAACCCGTCATTAACATGATCGTGGGGGGACCGGAAGGCGGAGACTCGGCGGGATCTCGTAACGCTTGGGCCCGACAACTATATGTGGGCACTATCTATGGACGTGAGGACAACTTAAAAAAGGTATGCCAAGAACCGATCTTATTTACAGACGAAGACCTACCTAGAGGTCAGAGTCCTCACCGCGATGCCTTAGTCATCGCTCTGGATGTGAGCGGCATTGTGGTCCGAAGAGTCTTAGTAGACACTGGAAGCAGTGTTAATGTCCTTTATCTCGACGTCTTCGAGAAACTAGGACTCGACCGCGACAGGCTGATACCGGTAAAAACCCCCTTGGTCGGGTTTACAGGGGATTCCGTGGAGTCGAAAGGCTCTATCCGACTCCCCGTCGAGATAGGAACCTATCCCAATCTCCGAAATTTGGAGATGGAATTTGTGGTGGTGAATCTTTCTTGA
- the LOC116001751 gene encoding 14 kDa proline-rich protein DC2.15-like, whose product MDSKSTRAFALFLVINILFFTTVSACNTCPSPKPKPKPKPTPTPSSKGKCPTDALKLGVCANVLNGLLNITIGNPPKKPCCSLIENLVDLEAAVCLCTAIKANILGINLNIPLSLSLLLNVCSKKVPKGFTCP is encoded by the coding sequence ATGGATTCCAAGAGCACCAGGGCTTTTGCTCTCTTTCTTGTGATCAACATCCTCTTCTTCACTACAGTGAGTGCATGTAACACTTGCCCTAGTCCTAAGCCAAAGCCAAAGCCAAAGCCAACCCCTACCCCTTCATCAAAAGGCAAGTGCCCTACAGATGCCCTAAAATTGGGGGTTTGTGCCAATGTTCTGAATGGGTTGCTCAACATTACAATCGGAAACCCTCCCAAGAAGCCATGCTGCAGTCTCATCGAAAACCTCGTAGACCTCGAAGCCGCTGTGTGCCTTTGCACTGCCATTAAAGCAAACATCCTAGGTATCAACCTTAATATTCCTCTTTCCCTCAGCTTGCTCCTTAATGTCTGCAGCAAGAAGGTTCCAAAGGGCTTCACCTGCCCCTAG